In the Apteryx mantelli isolate bAptMan1 chromosome 1, bAptMan1.hap1, whole genome shotgun sequence genome, one interval contains:
- the DDIAS gene encoding DNA damage-induced apoptosis suppressor protein isoform X1, whose amino-acid sequence MSGGRALLAASVISIQNSCFIYPACQSCFSRLILDSRRFNCLKCGCTGEAKDASYRYRLSLKIADTNDLFDITVFGGCLDPFFGVTAGNLQRYIQDFNQLSGETNKDASPGMLVQAVETCFIGKRFIFGVKGCVSQDGGHSVASSILQNCSRINRGTKNLTACQIFLPNTAVTGFTVISYFHRLLQSAKFRSCNSSSYLPDASSAASDQPVSELSSLSSLSRNSCFVQSSGRESFLGSWQQSFSLTSSVAWVTADFSSLEMEKLMSEQNEQEERPVSAESCTVNLNNQTLWDSQFCSSSVRKGNKEENNELSSQSNQTNDVSAPDKLERISSSKTECSFDNSSRLLQNLLEFGIKNTYPENNSGNDSYPEKSHNSLFYKKHASPSNHVNVAGVSPTDSMLWDELPFSESLNEFLARLEDNKSVVTSPNLDIGKHALVESSKLDTNIVESSPRQTLVAGNLHEVSILGKFLSPVEKDSWESIPFPCFQSNPNPPRDEVSQYESFCSALSSTNKECGASLFISSPHQLIPSQSLAVTSEPSPSKRRFVQSKEANIGISKSACSFIGLQCTVEHRRTLCLQRSKTAACVHSAHDSCLVDWENKENYSYIPSQKTDLTCLGAWDSDPATPNNTKRTYKRELKPLAELQENTFRSINKREMLGNSGCPGGSYNASADLFDASARELAKTVEFLNKSRNSSLQEDALTEKGTAELVLDSVDVPCNNSKHRSSLHRSPPAFSKHSTPVTYSFCDSECNSVSAQDFVPYSQSTPVAKPLQKICPIGERSSFITIFTPKNLTKIRSKCKQSRPSFQNTLLQQLTGRSVKRKRPGNKEDKESNSSVSQQSLINSRLPGDDFEEWIPPSTNKRLKPTASLKFKTVNSATDLQSTCKYTDRNATSESKFNSGNTCFRSEKLSPGNTARILTTPVSAGIARALFSNDTVLESCSASEGKNHLSCANYSGGILQGTTGWSPELFFQARSQSPFFHKPKY is encoded by the exons ATGAGTGGTGGGAGAGCACTCTTGGCTGCCTCTGTAATTTCCATCCAGAACTCCTGCTTCATCTATCCTGCTTGCCAAAGCTGCTTTTCTAGGCTGATACTGGATTCTAGGAG GTTTAACTGTCTAAAATGTGGCTGCACAGGTGAAGCTAAAGATGCAAGCTACAGATACAGATTGTCCCTAAAGATTGCTGACACTAATGATCTGTTTGACATTACTGTGTTTGGAGGCTGCTTAGATCCCTTCTTTGGAGTCACTGCTGGAAATTTGCAAAG GTATATTCAAGACTTTAATCAGCTGTCAGGAGAAACAAACAAAGATGCATCTCCAGGAATGTTAGTTCAAGCAGTTGAAACCTGTTTCATTGGAAAAAGATTTATATTTGGAGTGAAG GGTTGTGTGAGTCAAGATGGAGGACATTCTGTTGCCAGCAGCATCTTGCAAAACTGTTCTAGAATTAACAGAGGTACAAAAAACCTTACAGCCTGCCAGATCTTCCTGCCAAACACTGCTGTTACTGGCTTTACTGTTATCAGCTACTTCCATCGGCTCCTCCAGTCTGCAAAATTCAGGAGCTGCAATAGCAGCTCTTACTTACCTGATGCATCTTCAGCTGCATCAGATCAGCCTGTCAGTGAGCTCAGCAGCTTGTCTAGTCTGAGCAGAAACTCCTGTTTTGTTCAATCTAGTGGCAGAGAAAGTTTTTTAGGGTCCTGGCAGCAGTCCTTCAGCCTGACTTCATCTGTTGCTTGGGTAACAGCAGACTTTTCATCTTTGGAAATGGAAAAGCTGATGAGTGAACAGAATGAACAAGAGGAGAGGCCTGTCTCTGCAGAATCATGCACCGTAAACCTCAACAATCAAACTCTTTGGGATTCACAGTTTTGCAGCTCTTCTGTGAGGAAAGGGAATAAAGAGGAGAATAATGAATTGAGTTCACAGTCTAATCAGACTAACGATGTCTCTGCACCTGACAAACTTGAGAGAATTTCCTCTTCAAAGACAGAGTGTTCATTTGATAATAGTTCCAGGTTATTACAAAATCTCTTGGAATTTGGGATAAAAAACACTTACCCAGAGAATAATAGTGGAAATGACTCCTATCCAGAAAAATCCCACAACTCCCTTTTTTACAAGAAACACGCTTCACCTTCTAATCATGTAAATGTAGCTGGAGTGTCTCCAACAGATTCCATGCTTTGGGATGAGCTCCCATTCTCAGAAAGTCTAAATGAATTTTTAGCCAGACTAGAAGACAACAAGAGTGTTGTAACATCACCCAATCTTGATATAGGCAAACATGCCCTTGTTGAAAGTAGCAAGTTGGATACAAATATTGTCGAATCATCTCCTAGGCAAACCCTGGTAGCTGGTAATTTGCATGAAGTGAGCATATTAGGGAAGTTCTTGTCACCAGTGGAAAAGGATAGTTGGGAGAGCATACCCTTTCCTTGCTTTCAGTCAAATCCAAATCCTCCACGAGATGAGGTGTCACAATATGAGTCTTTCTGTAGTGCTTTATCTTCAACTAACAAAGAATGTGGAGCATCTCTCTTTATATCTAGCCCACACCAACTGATTCCATCACAGTCCTTGGCAGTTACATCAGAGCCCTCTCCATCCAAGAGGAGATTTGTGCAGTCTAAAGAAGCAAATATTGGCATTTCAAAGTCAGCTTGTTCTTTCATTGGCCTACAGTGTACTGTTGAACACAGAAGAACCTTGTGTTTACAAAGGAGCAAGACAGCTGCCTGTGTACATTCTGCACATGATAGCTGTTTGGTTGATTGggagaataaagaaaattattcttaCATACCAAGTCAAAAAACAGATCTTACATGCTTGGGGGCATGGGATTCTGATCCAGCAACTCCCAACAATACAAAAAGGACATATAAAAGAGAATTAAAGCCACTGGCAGAACTGCAAGAAAATACCTTTAGAAGTATAAATAAGAGAGAGATGCTGGGGAACAGTGGCTGCCCTGGAGGCAGCTACAATGCCTCTGCTGATCTCTTTGATGCAAGTGCAAGAGAACTAGCAAAGACAGTAGAATTCTTAAATAAATCACGCAACTCTTCATTACAGGAAGATGCTTTGACAGAAAAGGGCACAGCTGAACTGGTGCTTGATTCTGTAGATGTTCCCTGTAACAATTCAAAACATAGATCATCCCTACATAGGTCCCCTCCTGCTTTTAGTAAACACAGTACACCGGTAACTTACTCCTTTTGTGATTCAGAATGTAATTCAGTTAGTGCTCAAGACTTTGTTCCTTATTCACAGTCAACTCCTGTGGCAAAACCTCTTCAAAAAATATGTCCCATTGGGGAAAGAAGCTCTTTTATCACTATATTCACACCTAAAAATCTTACTAAAATCCGTTCCAAGTGTAAACAATCAAGGCCTTCCTTTCAAAACACTTTGCTGCAGCAACTTACTGGCAGATCAGTGAAACGTAAAAGGCCAGGTaacaaggaagacaaagaaaGTAATAGCTCTGTTTCACAGCAGTCCCTTATCAACAGCCGACTGCCTGGGGATGACTTTGAGGAGTGGATCCCTCCATCTACAAACAAAAGATTGAAACCAACTGCATCTTTAAAGTTTAAAACAGTTAACTCAGCTACTGACTTGCAATCTACCTGCAAGTACACTGACAGGAACGCTACTTCTGAAAGCAAATTCAACAGTGGAAATACATGCTTCAGAAGTGAGAAATTAAGCCCTGGGAATACAGCCAGGATTCTAACAACTCCTGTATCTGCAGGTATTGCCAGGGCCTTGTTTTCAAATGATACAGTCCTGGAAAGTTGTTCTGCTTCAGAAGGCAAGAATCACCTCTCATGTGCAAATTATTCCGGAGGTATATTGCAAGGGACAACTGGCTGGTCTCCCGAGTTGTTCTTCCAAGCCCGGAGCCAGAGCCCTTTTTTCCATAAGCCAAAATACTAA
- the DDIAS gene encoding DNA damage-induced apoptosis suppressor protein isoform X3: protein MSGGRALLAASVISIQNSCFIYPACQSCFSRLILDSRRFNCLKCGCTGEAKDASYRYRLSLKIADTNDLFDITVFGGCLDPFFGVTAGNLQRYIQDFNQLSGETNKDASPGMLVQAVETCFIGKRFIFGVKI, encoded by the exons ATGAGTGGTGGGAGAGCACTCTTGGCTGCCTCTGTAATTTCCATCCAGAACTCCTGCTTCATCTATCCTGCTTGCCAAAGCTGCTTTTCTAGGCTGATACTGGATTCTAGGAG GTTTAACTGTCTAAAATGTGGCTGCACAGGTGAAGCTAAAGATGCAAGCTACAGATACAGATTGTCCCTAAAGATTGCTGACACTAATGATCTGTTTGACATTACTGTGTTTGGAGGCTGCTTAGATCCCTTCTTTGGAGTCACTGCTGGAAATTTGCAAAG GTATATTCAAGACTTTAATCAGCTGTCAGGAGAAACAAACAAAGATGCATCTCCAGGAATGTTAGTTCAAGCAGTTGAAACCTGTTTCATTGGAAAAAGATTTATATTTGGAGTGAAG ATCTAA
- the DDIAS gene encoding DNA damage-induced apoptosis suppressor protein isoform X2: MSGGRALLAASVISIQNSCFIYPACQSCFSRLILDSRRFNCLKCGCTGEAKDASYRYRLSLKIADTNDLFDITVFGGCLDPFFGVTAGNLQRYIQDFNQLSGETNKDASPGMLVQAVETCFIGKRFIFGVKTRKY, from the exons ATGAGTGGTGGGAGAGCACTCTTGGCTGCCTCTGTAATTTCCATCCAGAACTCCTGCTTCATCTATCCTGCTTGCCAAAGCTGCTTTTCTAGGCTGATACTGGATTCTAGGAG GTTTAACTGTCTAAAATGTGGCTGCACAGGTGAAGCTAAAGATGCAAGCTACAGATACAGATTGTCCCTAAAGATTGCTGACACTAATGATCTGTTTGACATTACTGTGTTTGGAGGCTGCTTAGATCCCTTCTTTGGAGTCACTGCTGGAAATTTGCAAAG GTATATTCAAGACTTTAATCAGCTGTCAGGAGAAACAAACAAAGATGCATCTCCAGGAATGTTAGTTCAAGCAGTTGAAACCTGTTTCATTGGAAAAAGATTTATATTTGGAGTGAAG ACTAGAAAATATTAA